In one window of Tellurirhabdus rosea DNA:
- a CDS encoding SusC/RagA family TonB-linked outer membrane protein: protein MNRLILFTLLWLGFMGPDAFAQQRTLTGRVTDRANGGALPGVSVSIKSTTRGTVTGADGSYSLTVDGNPTLVFSFIGYQTVEEPANNRSVIDVVLSASSNNLDEVVVVGYGTQRRANLTGAVAAIRNEDLLARQVATSSNLLQGLAPGISVTQQSGRPGADGARINIRGAGSIFSNTTPLVVIDNVPQAPGSLETLNNIDPNNIESITVLKDAASTAIYGARAANGVIIVKTKRGKDGVQVSYNGFVSQQQATNLPEKVSAVEHMEMVNLAQRNQTGNPAAFVFDPALIEQYRTNPADNFRYYNTDWVADVLTNSGLMHNHNVNLTVGTERVKLFGAGTFLEQQGLTQNTSFRRYDLRFNSDIKLTDKLSFQGDLIYTNSREIQPGGTTAEFIIRQMLGVPAIGAGKFGPNQYGDAGQSNFRNPIAQAEASGFNRFQRPNTIFRGNLIYKPFKFMDVEAMFSNNVRQVIQKRFLQNYQVFRPDLTTNTLNFLQLYPGQNSIADAITRERLNNYLLQTNFYHTIGKSDFRLLLGLQSEDYVNESLTASRTDLPSDQPYINVGTNNLNNTGGISEYALASFFGRFNYNFNDKYLLEVNGRYDGSSRFFQPLDRQWGFFPSASVGWVISRENFMAGLSNAVTFAKIRASYGALGNQNIGGFYPFAANLAGGATFFFNNRLTQGVAQTTAANPNISWETSTQANLGLDLTLFQNLSLTVDVFERKIRDMLLVRPVPAYTGVSAPFVNAGSMRNRGFELSLNYKNRIGGFRYDLTGVLSDVRNEVLDLGGQDIIEGRLISTPGQPLRSYYGFIADGLFQTKEEIDALNAIDGNASTPYFLANTSPGDIKYRDVSGPEGKPDGVINQFDRVVLGNRQPRYEYSFNANLGWKGFDMNLFFQGVGKRDNYISGTGAWAFFASDFIATAYTWQKDNWRPDNTGASYPRLTNNIDNNQRDSGFWMRNGSYLRLKNVQLGYTIPAVISRKAGLNSVRVYVSGQNLLTFDQFVEGFDPEQEDQDGNFYPVMKTFTAGLNLRF from the coding sequence ATGAACAGACTCATACTGTTTACTTTGCTCTGGCTTGGATTCATGGGTCCGGACGCATTCGCACAGCAGCGAACGCTGACGGGCCGGGTCACCGACCGGGCCAATGGCGGCGCGCTCCCCGGCGTTTCCGTAAGCATCAAGTCCACCACCCGCGGTACAGTGACCGGTGCCGATGGGTCGTACTCGCTGACCGTGGACGGCAATCCGACCCTGGTCTTTAGCTTCATCGGTTACCAGACCGTGGAAGAACCGGCCAACAACCGCTCGGTCATTGACGTGGTTCTAAGCGCCTCCAGCAACAATCTGGACGAAGTGGTGGTCGTGGGATACGGAACCCAGCGGCGTGCCAACCTGACCGGGGCGGTCGCGGCCATCCGCAACGAAGACCTGCTGGCCCGTCAGGTGGCGACTTCGTCCAACCTGCTTCAGGGTCTCGCGCCGGGGATTTCCGTGACGCAGCAATCGGGCCGCCCCGGTGCCGACGGTGCGCGGATCAACATCCGGGGCGCGGGTTCGATTTTCAGCAACACCACGCCGCTGGTGGTCATCGACAACGTGCCGCAGGCTCCCGGCTCGCTGGAAACCCTGAACAACATCGACCCGAACAACATCGAGAGCATCACCGTCCTGAAAGACGCCGCCTCGACGGCCATCTACGGGGCGCGGGCCGCCAACGGGGTGATTATAGTCAAAACGAAGCGCGGGAAAGACGGCGTGCAGGTGTCCTACAACGGGTTTGTGTCGCAGCAGCAGGCCACCAACCTGCCCGAGAAGGTGAGCGCCGTGGAGCATATGGAAATGGTCAATCTGGCGCAGCGTAACCAGACGGGCAACCCGGCCGCCTTTGTCTTCGACCCGGCGCTGATCGAGCAGTACCGCACCAATCCGGCGGATAATTTCCGGTATTATAACACCGACTGGGTCGCCGATGTGCTGACCAACAGCGGCCTCATGCACAACCACAACGTCAATCTGACGGTGGGCACCGAACGGGTGAAGCTCTTCGGCGCGGGGACTTTCCTGGAGCAGCAGGGCCTGACGCAGAACACCAGTTTCCGCCGCTACGACCTGCGTTTCAACTCCGACATCAAGCTGACGGATAAACTGTCGTTTCAGGGCGACCTGATTTACACCAACTCGCGGGAGATTCAGCCGGGCGGAACCACGGCCGAATTCATCATCCGGCAGATGCTGGGCGTTCCGGCCATCGGGGCGGGCAAGTTCGGGCCGAATCAGTACGGCGATGCGGGGCAGAGTAACTTCCGGAACCCGATTGCCCAGGCCGAGGCCAGCGGTTTTAACCGCTTTCAGCGCCCGAACACTATATTCCGCGGAAACCTGATTTACAAGCCTTTCAAGTTCATGGACGTGGAGGCGATGTTCTCCAACAACGTCCGGCAGGTGATTCAGAAGCGTTTCCTGCAAAACTATCAGGTATTCCGGCCGGACCTGACCACCAATACGCTGAACTTCCTCCAGCTGTATCCCGGTCAAAACTCCATCGCCGACGCCATCACCCGCGAGCGTCTGAACAACTACCTGCTGCAAACGAATTTTTACCACACTATCGGTAAAAGCGACTTCCGCCTGCTGCTGGGCTTACAGTCAGAAGACTACGTGAACGAATCGCTGACGGCCTCGCGGACGGACCTGCCCTCGGACCAGCCGTATATCAACGTCGGGACAAACAACCTCAACAACACCGGCGGCATCAGCGAATACGCTCTGGCGTCGTTTTTCGGGCGGTTCAACTACAATTTCAACGACAAATACCTGCTGGAAGTGAACGGCCGCTACGACGGTTCGTCGCGGTTCTTCCAGCCGCTGGACCGGCAGTGGGGCTTTTTCCCCTCGGCTTCGGTGGGCTGGGTCATCAGCCGGGAGAACTTCATGGCGGGGCTGAGCAATGCCGTGACGTTTGCCAAAATCCGGGCTTCGTACGGGGCCCTGGGCAACCAGAATATCGGCGGCTTTTATCCGTTTGCCGCCAATCTGGCCGGGGGCGCTACCTTCTTCTTCAACAACCGCCTCACGCAGGGCGTCGCGCAGACCACCGCCGCCAACCCGAACATTTCCTGGGAAACATCGACGCAGGCCAACCTCGGTCTGGACCTGACCTTGTTCCAGAACCTGTCGCTGACGGTGGATGTGTTTGAGCGGAAAATCCGCGATATGCTGCTGGTGCGTCCCGTTCCGGCGTATACGGGGGTGAGCGCGCCGTTTGTCAACGCCGGATCGATGCGCAACCGGGGCTTTGAACTGTCGCTGAACTACAAAAACCGCATCGGCGGCTTCCGCTACGACCTGACGGGCGTGCTGTCGGACGTGCGCAACGAAGTGCTGGACCTCGGTGGTCAGGACATCATCGAAGGCCGCCTTATTTCGACGCCCGGCCAGCCGCTGCGTTCGTACTACGGCTTCATTGCCGACGGGCTGTTCCAGACCAAGGAGGAAATCGACGCGCTGAACGCCATTGACGGCAATGCGTCCACGCCTTACTTCCTGGCCAATACGTCGCCCGGCGACATCAAATACCGGGACGTAAGCGGTCCGGAAGGCAAGCCTGACGGGGTGATCAACCAGTTCGACCGGGTCGTGCTGGGCAACCGCCAGCCGCGCTACGAGTACAGCTTCAACGCCAACCTCGGCTGGAAAGGCTTCGACATGAACCTGTTCTTCCAGGGCGTCGGCAAGCGCGACAACTACATCAGCGGAACCGGAGCCTGGGCGTTCTTCGCCTCGGACTTCATCGCCACGGCCTACACCTGGCAGAAGGACAACTGGCGGCCCGACAATACCGGAGCCAGCTACCCGCGCCTGACCAACAACATCGACAACAACCAGCGGGATTCGGGTTTCTGGATGCGCAACGGGTCGTATCTCCGTCTGAAAAACGTCCAGTTGGGTTACACCATCCCGGCGGTCATCAGCCGGAAAGCGGGCCTCAATTCGGTTCGCGTGTACGTGAGCGGCCAGAATCTGCTGACCTTCGATCAGTTCGTGGAAGGCTTCGACCCCGAGCAGGAAGATCAGGATGGAAACTTCTATCCCGTGATGAAAACCTTTACCGCTGGACTGAACCTGAGATTTTAA
- a CDS encoding DeoR/GlpR family DNA-binding transcription regulator codes for MAFQSRHHKILAIIEQKGAAEVRELAELLQSSEMTIRRDLTQLAADGLVYRTHGGAMKVGLAPRPVKFENKAAANAERKDHIARLAAAEVEEGDILFLDCGSTVFRLCPFIRNKKITVVTNSLPVVEELMASEVAVNLVGGEVDKQRRAVHGRMAGEHLARYRATKAFVGVDGISLKSGLTAHSEKEAEITLAMAAHAQKTFLLCDSTKLERESYYQFAPLTLIHTLLTDADAPDELAEKYRQAGVNIRR; via the coding sequence ATGGCATTTCAAAGTAGGCATCATAAAATTTTAGCGATTATTGAGCAAAAGGGCGCGGCGGAGGTCCGGGAACTGGCAGAACTGCTGCAATCGTCGGAGATGACAATCCGGCGGGATTTGACCCAGCTGGCGGCTGACGGGCTGGTTTACCGCACGCATGGCGGGGCGATGAAGGTAGGGTTGGCTCCGCGTCCGGTGAAATTTGAAAACAAGGCGGCCGCGAACGCGGAGCGAAAGGACCACATCGCCCGGCTGGCCGCCGCGGAGGTGGAGGAAGGCGATATTCTGTTTCTGGATTGCGGCAGTACCGTCTTTCGCCTGTGTCCGTTTATCCGAAACAAAAAAATCACGGTGGTGACCAACTCGCTACCCGTTGTGGAGGAACTCATGGCCTCCGAGGTGGCGGTTAATCTGGTGGGGGGAGAGGTGGATAAGCAGCGCCGGGCCGTGCACGGGCGGATGGCGGGCGAACATCTGGCCCGTTACCGCGCCACAAAGGCGTTTGTCGGCGTGGACGGCATTTCCCTCAAAAGTGGACTGACGGCGCATAGCGAGAAAGAGGCGGAAATTACGCTGGCGATGGCGGCCCATGCCCAAAAGACATTTCTGCTCTGCGATTCCACCAAACTTGAACGGGAAAGTTACTACCAGTTTGCGCCCCTGACCCTGATTCACACCTTACTGACCGATGCGGATGCGCCCGACGAACTGGCGGAAAAATACCGGCAGGCGGGCGTAAACATCAGGCGATAA